In the Cyanobacteria bacterium GSL.Bin1 genome, TTCTTCGTTAACGAGGGAACGAATGCGATTGTATTGCGATTCGGCTTGATCTTCATCGAGTTCAAAGCCTAAACCGCCACCACCTTTTTCGATAACCTTAGAACCAATGTTGGAGGTCATGATTAACAAGGTGTTTTTGAAGTCTACTGTGCGGCCTTTGGCATCAGTGAGACGACCATCTTCTAAAATTTGCAGCAGCATATTGAAGACGTCAGGGTGGGCTTTTTCAATTTCATCAAAGAGAACAACGGTGTAAGGACGACGACGAACCGCTTCGGTCAGTTGTCCTCCTTCGTTGTAGCCCACATAGCCCGGTGGGGAACCAATGAGCTTAGAAACGGTATGCCGTTCCATGAACTCAGACATATCTAAGCGGATCATTGCATCTTCCGAACCGAAGAAGTAAGTCGCTAATGCCTTGGTTAACTCAGTTTTACCCACACCGGTGGGACCGGAGAAGATGAAACTCGCGATTGGGCGGTTGGGATTTTTCAGACCGACACGGGCGCGACGGATGGCGCGAGAAACGGCTCGGACGGCTTCTTCTTGACCGATGAGACGTTTGTGCAAGGTGTCTTCCATGTGCAGCAGTTTTTCCGATTCGGTTTCGGTGATTTTGCTGACGGGAACGCCCGTCCAAGAGGCGACGATGTGGGCGATTTCTTCCACGTCAACCACCGGACCGACTTGGTCATCTTTGCTGGCTTCTGAATTTTTCGCGGAGGCAAGAGAGCGAATTTCACTCTTGATTTCCATCTCGCGATCGCGCAGTTCTCCCGCTCGATCAAAGTCTTGGGAACGCACTGCATCATCCTTTTGTTTCAGCACTTGACGCAGTTCTTCGTCCAGTTCTTTCGCTGCCGGCGGCAGTTGCGAGTTGATCAAACGTACCCGAGAACCGGCTTCATCAATCAGGTCGATTGCTTTATCGGGAAGATAGCGATCGCTGATGTATCGATCCGAGAGTTTTGCCGCCGCATCCAGCGCTGCATCGGTAATGCGGAGCTTGTGGTGCTGTTCATACCGATCGCGCAAGCCAAAGAGAATTTCTACGGTATCTTCTACAGTGGGTTCGCCCACCATAACGGGTTGGAACCGACGTTCTAGGGCTGCGTCGCGCTCAATATGTTTGCGATATTCATCGAGGGTTGTCGCCCCAATACATTGCAGTTCTCCGCGCGCCAGGGCGGGCTTGAGAATATTTGCCGCATCAATCGCCCCTTCTGCGGCACCGGCACCGATTAAGGTGTGAACTTCGTCAATTACCAGAATGACATTTCCCGCTTGACGAATTTCGTCCATGATTTTTTTCAGGCGTTCTTCAAATTCCCCGCGATATTTCGTACCGGCAACGAGTAAGCCAATATCGAGGGTCACGACCCGCTTGTTTTCGAGAATGTCGGGAACATCTTCATTGGCAATGCGTTGGGCTAATCCTTCTGCGATTGCGGTTTTACCAACGCCGGGTTCACCAATTAAAACCGGATTGTTTTTGGTGCGACGACCCAAAATTTGGATCACCCGCTCAATTTCGTTTTGACGACCGACGACGGGATCGAGTTTACTATCCGTTGCCAGCTGGGTCAGGTTGGAACCAAACTCATCGAGCGTCGGTGTTTTTGTCCGCCCTTGACTGGAACCGCTGGAAACTTCAGCGGTTTCTCCCAACATCCGAATCACTTGGGTCCGGACTTTCGAGAGGTCAACACCCAAGTTTTCCAGGACGCGTGCTGCTACGCCTTCTCCTTCGCGAATTAAGCCCAGGAGAAGGTGTTCAGT is a window encoding:
- a CDS encoding AAA domain-containing protein; this encodes MFERFTEKAIKVIMLAQEEARRLGHNFVGTEQILLGLIGEGTGVAAKVLKSMGVNLKDARIEVEKIIGRGSGFVAVEIPFTPRAKRVLELSLEEARQLGHNYIGTEHLLLGLIREGEGVAARVLENLGVDLSKVRTQVIRMLGETAEVSSGSSQGRTKTPTLDEFGSNLTQLATDSKLDPVVGRQNEIERVIQILGRRTKNNPVLIGEPGVGKTAIAEGLAQRIANEDVPDILENKRVVTLDIGLLVAGTKYRGEFEERLKKIMDEIRQAGNVILVIDEVHTLIGAGAAEGAIDAANILKPALARGELQCIGATTLDEYRKHIERDAALERRFQPVMVGEPTVEDTVEILFGLRDRYEQHHKLRITDAALDAAAKLSDRYISDRYLPDKAIDLIDEAGSRVRLINSQLPPAAKELDEELRQVLKQKDDAVRSQDFDRAGELRDREMEIKSEIRSLASAKNSEASKDDQVGPVVDVEEIAHIVASWTGVPVSKITETESEKLLHMEDTLHKRLIGQEEAVRAVSRAIRRARVGLKNPNRPIASFIFSGPTGVGKTELTKALATYFFGSEDAMIRLDMSEFMERHTVSKLIGSPPGYVGYNEGGQLTEAVRRRPYTVVLFDEIEKAHPDVFNMLLQILEDGRLTDAKGRTVDFKNTLLIMTSNIGSKVIEKGGGGLGFELDEDQAESQYNRIRSLVNEELKQYFRPEFLNRLDEIIVFRQLNREEVKEIAEIMLREVFSRLTEQEIKLEVTDAFKERLVEEGYSPSYGARPLRRAIMRLLEDILAEEILSGRLSEGDTATVDVVEGEVKVFPQEKKKELLPQGSE